In Triticum aestivum cultivar Chinese Spring chromosome 5B, IWGSC CS RefSeq v2.1, whole genome shotgun sequence, the following proteins share a genomic window:
- the LOC123112896 gene encoding trafficking protein particle complex subunit 2-like protein: MIVCVAVVGHQNNPLYLQSFTEADDALKLHHVVHCSLDVIDERVNNPKKSAPTLNETFLGLLYPTENYKVYGYLTNTKVKFLMVTTDLDVKDADARNFFRKFHAAYVDAVSNPFHVPGKKIASRSFGARVSTIVKSFGSGTVG, from the exons ATGATCGTCTGCGTCGCCGTCGTCGGCCACCAG AACAACCCGCTGTACCTGCAGAGCTTCACGGAGGCGGACGACGCCCTCAAGCTCCACCACGTCGTCCACTGCTCCCTCGACGTCATCGACGAGCGAG TGAACAATCCTAAAAAGAGTGCACCTACACTGAACGAGACATTTTTGGGTCTTCTATATCCGACTGAGAACTACAAAGT GTATGGCTATTTGACAAACACAAAGGTCAAATTTTTAATGGTTACAACTGATCTTGATGTGAAAGATGCGGATGCCCGAAAT TTTTTCAGGAAGTTCCACGCCGCATACGTGGATGCCGTCTCGAACCCCTTCCATGTCCCAGGGAAGAAGATCGCCTCGAGAAGCTTCGGCGCGAGAGTGAGCACCATAGTGAAATCCTTCGGCTCGGGGACTGTCGGTTAA
- the LOC123112895 gene encoding uncharacterized protein, protein MAFTARMKDLMRKYGKVALGVHVSVSVASVSGLYVAINNNVDVDAIFRKIGISAPGTAAGDAALPAPSPGAGDGALPLPAPAVVVGQEAPRNRTGELAASSGGALALAILCNKALFPVRVPITIALTPPIARLLARWKLVKSLKQT, encoded by the coding sequence AAGTACGGCAAGGTGGCCCTCGGTGTCCacgtctccgtctccgtcgcctCCGTCTCCGGcctctacgtcgccatcaacaACAACGTCGACGTCGACGCCATCTTCCGCAAGATCGGCATCAGCGCCCCCGGCACCGCCGCAGGCGACGCGGCCCTGCCCGCCCCCTCTCCCGGCGCCGGCGACGGGgccctccccctccccgcccccGCCGTCGTCGTCGGCCAGGAGGCGCCGCGGAACCGGACCGGGGAGCTCGCGGCGTCCAGCGGCGGCGCGCTCGCGCTCGCCATCCTCTGCAACAAGGCCCTGTTCCCCGTCAGGGTCCCCATCACCATCGCGCTCACGCCGCCCATCGCCAGGCTCCTCGCCCGCTGGAAGCTCGTCAAGAGCCTCAAGCAGACCTGA